The sequence TCATCCAGTTCTCGAACGGTGGTGGTATTTTTTACGCTGGGAAAAGCCTTCCCAACGACAAACAACAGGCTGCCATTGCTGGCTCCATTTCCGGGGCGCTGCACGTTCATCATGTGGCCGAACTCTACGGTGTACCGGTGATTCTGCATACCGACCACTGCGCTAAAAAACTGTTGCCGTGGATTGACGGTCTGCTCGATGCTGGCGAAAAACATTTCGACCAAACAGGTAAGCCACTGTATTCGTCGCATATGCTCGACTTATCGGAAGAGCCAATCGAAGAAAATATTGAAATATGCTCGAAATACTTCGAACGGATGGCCAAAATTGGCATGACGCTTGAAATTGAGCTTGGTGTAACGGGTGGTGAAGAAGACGGCGTCGACAATTCCGATGTTGATGATTCGAAATTGTATACGCAGCCTTCTGAAGTAGCCTACGCCTACGAAGAATTGAGCAAAATCTCGCCAAACTTCACAATCGCGGCTGCTTTTGGGAACGTACACGGTGTGTATAAGCCTGGTAATGTGAAGCTGTCGCCAATCATTCTGGACAACTCACAGAAATACATTCAGGAGAAATACGCTACGGGTCCACTCCCGGTTAACTTCGTGTTCCACGGTGGTTCGGGATCGAGTCGTGAGGAGATTCGGGAAGCGATCCGCTACGGAGCCGTGAAAATGAATATCGACACCGATATGCAGTGGGCCATGTGGGAAGGTATTCTGAAATACTACAAAGCGAAGGAAGGTTATCTGCAATCGCAGTTGGGCAACCCCGAAGGGGCTGATTCACCGAACAAAAAATACTACGATCCACGCGTATGGCTTCGTAAAGGCGAAGAAAGCATGGTTCAACGTCTGAAAATTGCGTTCGAAGATCTGAACTGCATCAATCGACTGGCGTAATTAGATTTTCCTATAAACTAAAAACGGCCGTACTGATGAATTTCGTACGGCCGTTTTTAGTTTATTATAGGCCTCACTGATAGCCGTGCCACGGTTTGTTTATCAACCAGTAGTAACTGTGGCACGGCTATCAGTGAGGCCTATATTGGTAAGTCGTGTTTTTAAGTTATTTCGCCTTAGCTATCAATTGAAGACTTTTGGGCTGAGGTTCTTTCATAAAATCGAAATTGTCGAGCGATGTCAGCAATATATAGGCTAGCGCTGCTATCGTTTGACCTTCATTATCAGGTGTCTTCGTCACATTCACATTTACACTAGCTATTTCGAGGGCTGTGCTGGAAAGTGTATTCACTGTCCAGTGCGACTCTATTTTGTCTGTATCGATCAGGGCCAAAGTTTTATCGGTTAGTGTCCATTTTCCTGTTGTTTGTTTTCCCTGCTCTAAATAAGAATAGGTGCCATCTTTATTGATAGTTACAGTATTGTCGTCACCGAACATATTGGCATTACTTGGTGGAATCACATACAACTTGGCATCGGTCTTGACTGTAAGTTCAGAAAAAGTCCATTTCCGGATTAGTAATTCGGCGTTGTTATCAGTTGGGGTGACGGTGCTATCGTCGGACTTGGAACACCCTGCGAGTGTCATTGCCAGAAACGTAAAGTACAGTAAATAGTGTTTGCGTGTCATTGTAAATGGTAGAATGAAAAAATGATAACTGATTGGCATATTTATGATTACTGCGCCAAAGATATACATCGAAGTATATTAAATATAGTATAATTAGATAATTATATACAAGTAAAAGGTGTATGGTTTGAAAGCCATACACCTTTTACTTTATAATGCACTATCCAGAAACAATCGCGGAGTGTTCAATTAGTAGCAGAAACTACCATTGATTGATTAAAATAAGGCCCACTGAATACTTTTCTGAACATGAAGTAAGTTACCGTTACCATAATGAACGCAACAATAGCGTCGACAGTAGCTGAAAAGCCAAATACACTGAGTTTGGAGGCAAAGGCAAAAATGATATCAAAAAATATACCGGCAAACACCCATTCTTTTAACCTAAGCAGTTTGTCTGGAACCAGCAATACAGCCACGCCCAGTAGTTTGGCCACACCCAGCACGTAAATAAAATAGACCGGGTAGCCTAACGCCAGTGTGATGTCCCAAACAATCGGGTTCCGGGTAACTTCAAAAAAACCGCTTGCACCAAACCACAGGGAGGTTAGCGCCGTTCCGATCCAATAAATTGTTTTTGCTGTTTTGGTCGTCATGATTTCTTCTTTTTTTGTTCAAAATTTGTTCTTAGCCGTTGGATGGCATAGGTATTTGAACGCTAACCGGACAAAATGAAAGCTGGAATAGACATTCTTAAGACCTGTTTATCATGTAGGAATAATCCCATCCCACTGGCGATGAGCTTTCGTTACCCCGTAGATGTGAGCCTATTTAACTATTCAATTTAACCAGAAAGCATACTGAGTTGAATCCGCAAAGACCGCAAAGGAATTTATCCAAAGACTTACCGCCCTTTGCGAGTTTGCCTTCGTTTGCTTTGCGGTTAAATGGAGCCTCAGTAGAGCTATAGAGAAATTTGACCCACAGATTTGTATTTTAATTTGCTGAAAACCAGTTTTTTCGCCCGATAAAATACGGGAAATTACCCGTGCAGCTGTGTTCTTGAAGGCTTACCTTTAGATGACTTTTAACCTTTAAGAACCCATGGCCTTCTTCTTTGATTCACACATTCATCCCTCGCTGAAAAAGCAGTTTGCTAACCCCGTTGAAGTACCTGTTTCAGGTCTTCCGACGGTTAACCCCTGGCGAACAACCGATACAAAGGAATTTTTAAAAGCACTTAATCCACTGGTTAAATGTTTACTAAGGCCATTCGTTGAGAGCTCCCTGGCTTCTCAGGCATCGCTGACTCAGTTAACGGAAAACAATTATAAACTAGCTATTCTGGTACTTTTCGCACCCGATAAAGGCATCCTCGAATTGATCAGAAGTAATAAAGGCTTCTATGATATTGTCACAAACGGCGGCTTCGGGAATATATTGACAAAAGGGCGTTTTGATAGTTTAGCTGGAAAAGATGCTACAGATCTAGACAAAATAGACCCTTTTTCTGTCATAAAAAATGATCTGGACCTACTCTTCAGGGAGAATGCGACCCATCAAAAAATAGAAAAATTAATTGATCGTAATTTTGAGCCTACTGATGCTGATCCGCTCCATGCGGTATTTGCAGTAGAAGGACTCCATTGCCTCCGTAATGATCTGAAGGAGACGAATCCAGATACAATTGTCGGCCAGATCACCACCAATCTGGATTCGTTGTTAACCAGTGATCATAAAATCATTGCGGTCAACATAGCCCATACTGATTTCAGAAATGACATTTTTGCCAACCAGGCTTATGCCGCCGATGGGTATCGGGAAAATGGGTTTCATGAAGATCATTTGCGGCCGATTGGAAACGGATTTACCGCTCTGGGCGAACTAATCGTGAAGGAACTGTATAGCCGGGAGGTTTTGCCTGATGTCAAGCACATGAGTTGGCTGGCGCGAAAACAGTTTTATGCGTTTAGAGACAGGGAGTTTGGGAACCATGGAATTGATGCGCCTATTGTTTGCTCTCATGCTGGATTCACAGGATGCTGGTTTGATCAGCCAGGTGAAGAACGATTCGTAGATTTCATTGTAACCTCAAAGAATAAGCCAAATAGTGATTTAGCCGCTATCAGCAATGAGGGTAATTTTCAACGGAAAATCACATTGGGTAAACCCTGTAAACAGTTGGATGGCATAGGGTTCAATGCCAGTACTATAAACCTGTTCAATGAAGATATTGTAGCCATTTTTAAGTCCAATGGCCTGATCGGCTTGTCATTGGATCAGCGTATTCTTGGGTATACTGAAATCATATTTGATCAGATCGATGACAGCCCGCTTACGGACAATGTCAGCATGAACGCCAGGGGATTACAGGATGTGAACTTGGTTACCGATACCGATTTTATCTCCCAGGCTGAGTTAAAAGCTGAACCCTTGTTTGGGCAAGTTTCACAAAATGATAATCGGGTAGCCGGATGCGTTAGGCTTGAAACCTTCATACAGTTGCATCCGATTGGGGGCGGCAATAGTACAAACGTTAAAGATTTTATCCATCCCCGCCATTTCTATATGCACATACTCCATGCCATGCAACTGGCTGACCGGATCGGCGGAGAAGTGGCTGTTGAGAAAATGCTCGGGCAAACACTGTGCATTGGATCAGACCTGGATGGCCTTATTGATGGGCTGGAATGCTGCCCTGATGCAACACACATTGGCGAATTCAAAAATAAATTCGTACAGCAATTCGAATCCTACCTGGAGAATTTCAATGTAAGTCTACCTGCTTCGTTACCTATTGACAAAGTGGCAGATCGGCTATTTTTTGAAAACGGACGTGATTTTGTCTTTGCCCGGCTGGATGCAATTAATGCGTTACCCTAGGCTGACTTTTACGACTAACTGCCCTAACTGACTAAGGTTCAATGCCGTCAATCTGCCTACTGTCTGTACTCAATTACGCTATTGGCCGTATTGTTGGGCCGGG comes from Spirosoma aureum and encodes:
- a CDS encoding lipocalin family protein, whose translation is MTRKHYLLYFTFLAMTLAGCSKSDDSTVTPTDNNAELLIRKWTFSELTVKTDAKLYVIPPSNANMFGDDNTVTINKDGTYSYLEQGKQTTGKWTLTDKTLALIDTDKIESHWTVNTLSSTALEIASVNVNVTKTPDNEGQTIAALAYILLTSLDNFDFMKEPQPKSLQLIAKAK
- the fbaA gene encoding class II fructose-bisphosphate aldolase, whose protein sequence is MSEVATRFAPGVVTGEGVTEIFRHANENDYALPAVNVVGTDSVNAVLETAKAVNSPVIIQFSNGGGIFYAGKSLPNDKQQAAIAGSISGALHVHHVAELYGVPVILHTDHCAKKLLPWIDGLLDAGEKHFDQTGKPLYSSHMLDLSEEPIEENIEICSKYFERMAKIGMTLEIELGVTGGEEDGVDNSDVDDSKLYTQPSEVAYAYEELSKISPNFTIAAAFGNVHGVYKPGNVKLSPIILDNSQKYIQEKYATGPLPVNFVFHGGSGSSREEIREAIRYGAVKMNIDTDMQWAMWEGILKYYKAKEGYLQSQLGNPEGADSPNKKYYDPRVWLRKGEESMVQRLKIAFEDLNCINRLA
- a CDS encoding DoxX family protein gives rise to the protein MTTKTAKTIYWIGTALTSLWFGASGFFEVTRNPIVWDITLALGYPVYFIYVLGVAKLLGVAVLLVPDKLLRLKEWVFAGIFFDIIFAFASKLSVFGFSATVDAIVAFIMVTVTYFMFRKVFSGPYFNQSMVVSATN